The Peribacillus simplex genome contains a region encoding:
- a CDS encoding NAD(P)H-dependent flavin oxidoreductase, protein MKRELRSLKWKTRVTDMLGIQYPIVQGGLAHLAYADLAAAVSNAGGLGQVTAMSLDNPEQLTDEIRKTKSLTDKPFGVNFAIGQHGRPYEHMLEAALKEDIAAVSVTGGNPAPFLDYLKGTQVKKLVLVAARRQAMKAEQLGADAVMVVGQEGGGHLGRDDIGTSVLIPQVVDSVNIPVIASGGFGDGRGLMAALALGAEGIEMGTRFIAVKECVHAHELYKNALVSGTENDTVVIKRSIGAPARVIANGWTDKILEIEKENGGYEQLKDYISGKANQRYIHDGVEGEGFAWAGQVMGLIHDVPSTAELFSRIIDQAEAIRSKWAD, encoded by the coding sequence ATGAAAAGGGAGCTGAGGAGTTTGAAGTGGAAAACGCGTGTGACCGATATGTTAGGTATTCAATACCCAATCGTACAAGGGGGATTGGCCCATTTAGCATATGCAGACCTGGCTGCGGCAGTTTCGAATGCAGGAGGGCTGGGGCAAGTAACGGCCATGTCCTTGGACAACCCGGAGCAACTGACAGATGAAATTAGAAAAACCAAATCATTGACGGATAAACCGTTTGGTGTGAACTTTGCAATCGGTCAGCATGGAAGACCTTATGAACACATGCTGGAAGCAGCCTTGAAAGAGGATATAGCAGCTGTTTCCGTAACCGGCGGCAACCCTGCACCATTTCTTGATTACCTCAAAGGCACCCAAGTGAAAAAACTAGTGCTCGTTGCAGCAAGAAGGCAGGCAATGAAGGCTGAACAGCTTGGGGCAGATGCGGTGATGGTAGTTGGTCAGGAGGGTGGAGGACATTTAGGCCGTGATGATATTGGAACTTCCGTGTTAATTCCTCAAGTTGTGGACTCCGTCAATATTCCGGTCATCGCCTCGGGTGGTTTTGGCGATGGGCGCGGTTTGATGGCAGCATTGGCACTTGGTGCCGAAGGAATCGAGATGGGAACACGATTCATAGCAGTCAAGGAATGTGTTCATGCACATGAATTATATAAAAATGCCTTGGTTTCCGGCACAGAAAATGATACCGTTGTCATCAAGCGTTCCATTGGTGCACCAGCCAGGGTAATTGCAAATGGCTGGACCGATAAGATCCTTGAAATAGAAAAAGAAAACGGCGGATATGAACAATTGAAGGATTACATAAGCGGAAAAGCGAATCAGCGTTATATCCATGACGGTGTCGAAGGTGAAGGCTTTGCTTGGGCCGGACAAGTGATGGGGCTGATTCATGATGTACCATCGACTGCTGAACTATTCAGTCGGATCATCGACCAGGCGGAAGCAATTCGTTCAAAATGGGCAGACTGA
- a CDS encoding UPF0223 family protein, giving the protein MDYQYPMDLDWSTEEIVDVIKFFEAVEKAYENKIQKEEFMKAYRRFKEIVPGKADEKKYTDEFESVSTYSAYLAIKKAKGIDDGEWIKMKN; this is encoded by the coding sequence ATGGATTATCAATATCCAATGGATCTTGATTGGTCTACTGAAGAAATCGTAGATGTGATCAAATTCTTTGAAGCTGTAGAAAAGGCTTATGAAAATAAAATACAAAAGGAAGAATTTATGAAGGCTTACCGAAGATTCAAGGAAATAGTCCCCGGTAAGGCGGATGAAAAAAAGTATACCGATGAGTTTGAGTCAGTCAGCACTTATTCAGCCTATCTTGCTATTAAGAAGGCAAAAGGAATCGATGACGGGGAATGGATAAAAA